CGAAGCTCGTATAAGAGGCAATAGCCTGCTGAGAATACGCATTCCCATCTTCTCTGATGAACTGCTGATAGGCTTTGGCGTTGTCTGTGCCTTGTTCGTCAGGCGCAACAACCATCGCCTTTAATGACGACTGTTCTTGCCCCTTTTCTTGTTGCTGCGGGTCTTTGCTTATCCTGCCAACACGCCCTTGTTCAGAGCCTGATGACGGTATAGAGAAGTTATTAGTTATGTTCATACAAGGTATGGCTACGCAATATTTATACCAGCGCCGCTGTTACGACGCTGTGAATCGATATTACTACTCTCTACCAGGCAATTTTTTCCATGTGACTTTATCGCGTAAATAGACTGGCTCAACCGCAACGGCATCTGACACATTGCCTTGTTCAAACGCGACGGCAGCAAGCTCAAGCATAAAGCGTGCATTGGGTAACGTCACCGTCGCCATCTCCTGACTCGAATTGTCTTTTAGCCAATGCGTCAATTCTTCATATGCCGTCCAGCCAGTTCCTGCTGCAACAACATCGTTAGCGTCATCAAGTGCATCTAATTGTTCAATGGCAACATTAGGTGGACACACCTGCTCTTCTATCACTAACGAAATGGCATTGCCTGAATACTTATACACCGCGAAATAAACCTCATCCATACGCGCATCTGAAGCCACCGCTATGTAGTAGTCTTTATTTGCATTTAGGTTGTCGATGCTATTTATTGTGGCAGTTTCGTGCGCCATGGCTTCTAACGTACTCACGCCAGCAACTTTGTGGCCACTTCCAAGCGCTAACCCTTGAATCATGCCCGTTGCGATCCTAACGCCAGTAAAACTGCCCGGCCCGCGCCCAAATGCAAGTAGATCCAATTCGCCTAGCGCCACGC
The DNA window shown above is from Alteromonas sp. KC3 and carries:
- the tsaB gene encoding tRNA (adenosine(37)-N6)-threonylcarbamoyltransferase complex dimerization subunit type 1 TsaB is translated as MKILAIDTATEACSVALQHNDVVTSRFEVCPQQHSQRLLPMVDEVLKEAGVALGELDLLAFGRGPGSFTGVRIATGMIQGLALGSGHKVAGVSTLEAMAHETATINSIDNLNANKDYYIAVASDARMDEVYFAVYKYSGNAISLVIEEQVCPPNVAIEQLDALDDANDVVAAGTGWTAYEELTHWLKDNSSQEMATVTLPNARFMLELAAVAFEQGNVSDAVAVEPVYLRDKVTWKKLPGRE